From the genome of Callithrix jacchus isolate 240 chromosome 7, calJac240_pri, whole genome shotgun sequence, one region includes:
- the SH3D21 gene encoding SH3 domain-containing protein 21 isoform X2: MEVLVLAGYRAQKEDELSLAPEDLVWQEIPKTLRGSGEARRPRCARRRSHPAKLPGPQRWCKVNFNYSPEQADELKLQAGEIVEMIKEIEDGWWLGKKNGQLGAFPSNFVELLDTGPPSLDNPDMPSVSPDPQRPPKLSSLTYDCPPDYLQTVSHPEAYRVLFDYQPEAPDELALRRGDVVKVLSKTTGDKGWWEGECQGRRGVFPDNFVLPSPPIKKLVPRKMVSQESAPIKEPKKLMSKASLPTVKKLAAAPTGPSKAKTSRTPSRDSQKPTSRDSGPSGGFQSRASCHTGRKRSKTQTPQQRSVSSQEEEQSSPAKAPSVKRTPMLDKTTTPERPPAVEKAPSSKKIPAPDSVPSPEKTLPGNSTLGKMPAPDKVPTSEKMVTLEEKTSVPENSIPEKTPTTDKSSIPERLFSMEEAPAPEVPPMNKVLDPKMAPLGNEAPTLEKVLTPELSEEVSTSSDTQCYHCSPEEGLQKVKSFVAREAQAQERVHRPAAPSLQPPSSKRCLGGMKCPLVRGDSSRPQAELKSGPASRPALEKPPTQEEATPLLEGAPSKDQRTPEEEVPPNEERPLREEVLPKEGVASKEEVPPKEELPPKEVLPKEEVAPKEEVPPNEGVFAQKTRPIKPPPDSQKMLTLPTLVPQNSSESKNEGVDVTMLKGEVESLRRALELMRVQLEKKLTDLWEELKSEKEKRQRLEVQLMQGTQKCQTQHITHAQTQTS; the protein is encoded by the exons ATGG AGGTCCTGGTCCTGGCCGGATACCGCGCGCAGAAGGAGGACGAGCTGAGTCTGGCGCCCGAAGACTTGGTCTGGCAG GAGATCCCAAAGACCCTGCGGGGCTCCGGAGAGGCGCGGAGACCGCGCTGCGCGCGCCGCCGAA GTCATCCTGCCAAATTGCCGGGCCCCCAAAGATGGTGCAAAGTGAACTTCAACTACAGCCCAGAGCAGGCGGACGAGCTGAAGCTGCAAGCTGGGGAGATCGTAGAAATGATAAAGGAG atTGAGGACGGCTGGTGGCTGGGGAAGAAGAACGGGCAGCTGGGAGCCTTCCCATCCAACTTTGTGGAATTGCTGGACACTGGGCCCCCAA GCCTTGATAACCCAGACATGCCTTCAGTCAGCCCTGATCCCCAGCGGCCTCCCAAG CTGAGCAGCCTGACATATGACTGCCCTCCAGACTACCTGCAGACAG TCTCCCACCCTGAGGCCTACAGAGTCCTGTTTGACTACCAGCCTGAGGCCCCAGATGAGTTGGCTCTGCGGAGGGGCGACGTGGTGAAAGTACTAAGCAAG ACCACAGGGGATAAGGGCTGGTGGGAAGGAGAATGTCAAGGACGAAGAGGAGTTTTTCCAGACAACTTCGTACTCCCATCACCCCCA ATCAAGAAGCTAGTCCCACGGAAAATGGTATCTCAGGAATCAG CTCCTATTAAGGAACCAAAAAAGTTGATGTCCAAAGCATCCCTCCCTACAGTCAAGAAGTTAGCAGCAGCCCCCACTGGGCCCAGCAAAGCCAA GACGTCTCGGACACCCAGCAGGGACAGTCAGAAGCCCACCTCCCGAGACTCAG GCCCCAGTGGCGGCTTCCAAAGTAGAGCTTCGTGCCACACTGGCCGAAAGCGATCCAAAACCCAGACTCCCCAGCAACGCTCTGTGTCCAGCCAG GAGGAAGAGCAGAGCAGCCCAGCAAAGGCCCCCTCTGTGAAGAGAACCCCCATGCTGGACAAGACCACCACCCCAGAGAGGCCCCCAGCTGTGGAAAAGGCCCCCAGCTCCAAGAAGATCCCAGCTCCTGACAGCGTCCCCTCCCCAGAGAAGACCCTCCCAGGGAACTCCACCTTGGGAAAGATGCCGGCTCCTGACAAAGTCCCCACCTCAGAGAAGATGGTGACTCTGGAGGAAAAGACCTCTGTCCCGGAGAACTCCATCCCAGAGAAGACCCCAACTACAGACAAATCCTCCATTCCAGAAAGGCTCTTTTCCATGGAAGAGGCTCCTGCCCCAGAAGTCCCACCTATGAATAAAGTCCTTGATCCAAAGATGGCCCCTCTGGGCAATGAGGCCCCCACCCTAGAAAAGGTCTTGACCCCAGAGCTTTCTGAAGAGGTGTCCACCAGCAGTGACACTCAGTGCTATCACTGCTCTCCAGAGGAAGGCCTGCAGAAGGTCAAGTCCTTTGTAGCCAGAGAGGCTCAAGCCCAGGAGAGGGTCCACAGGCCAGCAGCACCCTCACTCCAGCCTCCTTCCTCCAAGAGGTGCCTGGGCGGGATGAAATGCCCCCTAGTTAGAGGGGACAGCTCCCGACCCCAGGCTGAGTTGAAGTCTGGGCCAGCATCCCGGCCTGCCCTAGAGAAGCCCCCCACCCAGGAAGAGGCTACCCCTCTTCTAGAGGGGGCACCTTCCAAAGACCAGAGGACTCCTGAAGAGGAGGTGCCCCCCAATGAGGAGAGGCCTCTGAGAGAGGAGGTGCTCCCCAAAGAGGGAGTGGCTTCCAAAGAGGAGGTGCCCCCAAAAGAGGAATTACCCCCAAAAGAGGTGCTCCCCAAAGAGGAAGTGGCTCCAAAAGAGGAGGTGCCCCCTAATGAAGGAGTCTTTGCCCAAAAAACACGTCCTATCAAGCCCCCTCCAGACTCCCAAAAGATGCTGACACTCCCCACCCTGGTCCCACAAAACTCCTCGGAAAGCAAGAATGAGGGAGTCGATGTAACAATGCTGAAGGGCGAGGTGGAGTCTCTAAGGAGGGCGCTGGAGCTGATGAGGGTGCAGCTGGA GAAAAAGCTGACGGACCTCTGGGAGGAGCTGAAGAGCGAGAAGGAGAAGCGCCAGCGGCTGGAG GTCCAGCTGATGCAGGGGACCCAGAAGTGCCAGACCCAGCACATCACCCACGCACAGACGCAGACCTCCTGA
- the SH3D21 gene encoding SH3 domain-containing protein 21 isoform X1 — translation MEVLVLAGYRAQKEDELSLAPEDLVWQEIPKTLRGSGEARRPRCARRRSHPAKLPGPQRWCKVNFNYSPEQADELKLQAGEIVEMIKEIEDGWWLGKKNGQLGAFPSNFVELLDTGPPSLDNPDMPSVSPDPQRPPKLSSLTYDCPPDYLQTGAADRCRKLGYRGQWTDLFPVSHPEAYRVLFDYQPEAPDELALRRGDVVKVLSKTTGDKGWWEGECQGRRGVFPDNFVLPSPPIKKLVPRKMVSQESAPIKEPKKLMSKASLPTVKKLAAAPTGPSKAKTSRTPSRDSQKPTSRDSGPSGGFQSRASCHTGRKRSKTQTPQQRSVSSQEEEQSSPAKAPSVKRTPMLDKTTTPERPPAVEKAPSSKKIPAPDSVPSPEKTLPGNSTLGKMPAPDKVPTSEKMVTLEEKTSVPENSIPEKTPTTDKSSIPERLFSMEEAPAPEVPPMNKVLDPKMAPLGNEAPTLEKVLTPELSEEVSTSSDTQCYHCSPEEGLQKVKSFVAREAQAQERVHRPAAPSLQPPSSKRCLGGMKCPLVRGDSSRPQAELKSGPASRPALEKPPTQEEATPLLEGAPSKDQRTPEEEVPPNEERPLREEVLPKEGVASKEEVPPKEELPPKEVLPKEEVAPKEEVPPNEGVFAQKTRPIKPPPDSQKMLTLPTLVPQNSSESKNEGVDVTMLKGEVESLRRALELMRVQLEKKLTDLWEELKSEKEKRQRLEVQLMQGTQKCQTQHITHAQTQTS, via the exons ATGG AGGTCCTGGTCCTGGCCGGATACCGCGCGCAGAAGGAGGACGAGCTGAGTCTGGCGCCCGAAGACTTGGTCTGGCAG GAGATCCCAAAGACCCTGCGGGGCTCCGGAGAGGCGCGGAGACCGCGCTGCGCGCGCCGCCGAA GTCATCCTGCCAAATTGCCGGGCCCCCAAAGATGGTGCAAAGTGAACTTCAACTACAGCCCAGAGCAGGCGGACGAGCTGAAGCTGCAAGCTGGGGAGATCGTAGAAATGATAAAGGAG atTGAGGACGGCTGGTGGCTGGGGAAGAAGAACGGGCAGCTGGGAGCCTTCCCATCCAACTTTGTGGAATTGCTGGACACTGGGCCCCCAA GCCTTGATAACCCAGACATGCCTTCAGTCAGCCCTGATCCCCAGCGGCCTCCCAAG CTGAGCAGCCTGACATATGACTGCCCTCCAGACTACCTGCAGACAG gggctgctgaCAGATGCAGGAAGCTTGGCTACAGAGGACAGTGGACTGACCTCTTCCCAGTCTCCCACCCTGAGGCCTACAGAGTCCTGTTTGACTACCAGCCTGAGGCCCCAGATGAGTTGGCTCTGCGGAGGGGCGACGTGGTGAAAGTACTAAGCAAG ACCACAGGGGATAAGGGCTGGTGGGAAGGAGAATGTCAAGGACGAAGAGGAGTTTTTCCAGACAACTTCGTACTCCCATCACCCCCA ATCAAGAAGCTAGTCCCACGGAAAATGGTATCTCAGGAATCAG CTCCTATTAAGGAACCAAAAAAGTTGATGTCCAAAGCATCCCTCCCTACAGTCAAGAAGTTAGCAGCAGCCCCCACTGGGCCCAGCAAAGCCAA GACGTCTCGGACACCCAGCAGGGACAGTCAGAAGCCCACCTCCCGAGACTCAG GCCCCAGTGGCGGCTTCCAAAGTAGAGCTTCGTGCCACACTGGCCGAAAGCGATCCAAAACCCAGACTCCCCAGCAACGCTCTGTGTCCAGCCAG GAGGAAGAGCAGAGCAGCCCAGCAAAGGCCCCCTCTGTGAAGAGAACCCCCATGCTGGACAAGACCACCACCCCAGAGAGGCCCCCAGCTGTGGAAAAGGCCCCCAGCTCCAAGAAGATCCCAGCTCCTGACAGCGTCCCCTCCCCAGAGAAGACCCTCCCAGGGAACTCCACCTTGGGAAAGATGCCGGCTCCTGACAAAGTCCCCACCTCAGAGAAGATGGTGACTCTGGAGGAAAAGACCTCTGTCCCGGAGAACTCCATCCCAGAGAAGACCCCAACTACAGACAAATCCTCCATTCCAGAAAGGCTCTTTTCCATGGAAGAGGCTCCTGCCCCAGAAGTCCCACCTATGAATAAAGTCCTTGATCCAAAGATGGCCCCTCTGGGCAATGAGGCCCCCACCCTAGAAAAGGTCTTGACCCCAGAGCTTTCTGAAGAGGTGTCCACCAGCAGTGACACTCAGTGCTATCACTGCTCTCCAGAGGAAGGCCTGCAGAAGGTCAAGTCCTTTGTAGCCAGAGAGGCTCAAGCCCAGGAGAGGGTCCACAGGCCAGCAGCACCCTCACTCCAGCCTCCTTCCTCCAAGAGGTGCCTGGGCGGGATGAAATGCCCCCTAGTTAGAGGGGACAGCTCCCGACCCCAGGCTGAGTTGAAGTCTGGGCCAGCATCCCGGCCTGCCCTAGAGAAGCCCCCCACCCAGGAAGAGGCTACCCCTCTTCTAGAGGGGGCACCTTCCAAAGACCAGAGGACTCCTGAAGAGGAGGTGCCCCCCAATGAGGAGAGGCCTCTGAGAGAGGAGGTGCTCCCCAAAGAGGGAGTGGCTTCCAAAGAGGAGGTGCCCCCAAAAGAGGAATTACCCCCAAAAGAGGTGCTCCCCAAAGAGGAAGTGGCTCCAAAAGAGGAGGTGCCCCCTAATGAAGGAGTCTTTGCCCAAAAAACACGTCCTATCAAGCCCCCTCCAGACTCCCAAAAGATGCTGACACTCCCCACCCTGGTCCCACAAAACTCCTCGGAAAGCAAGAATGAGGGAGTCGATGTAACAATGCTGAAGGGCGAGGTGGAGTCTCTAAGGAGGGCGCTGGAGCTGATGAGGGTGCAGCTGGA GAAAAAGCTGACGGACCTCTGGGAGGAGCTGAAGAGCGAGAAGGAGAAGCGCCAGCGGCTGGAG GTCCAGCTGATGCAGGGGACCCAGAAGTGCCAGACCCAGCACATCACCCACGCACAGACGCAGACCTCCTGA
- the SH3D21 gene encoding SH3 domain-containing protein 21 isoform X4 — MVQSELQLQPRAGGRAEAASWGDRRNDKGGLDNPDMPSVSPDPQRPPKLSSLTYDCPPDYLQTVSHPEAYRVLFDYQPEAPDELALRRGDVVKVLSKTTGDKGWWEGECQGRRGVFPDNFVLPSPPIKKLVPRKMVSQESAPIKEPKKLMSKASLPTVKKLAAAPTGPSKAKTSRTPSRDSQKPTSRDSGPSGGFQSRASCHTGRKRSKTQTPQQRSVSSQEEEQSSPAKAPSVKRTPMLDKTTTPERPPAVEKAPSSKKIPAPDSVPSPEKTLPGNSTLGKMPAPDKVPTSEKMVTLEEKTSVPENSIPEKTPTTDKSSIPERLFSMEEAPAPEVPPMNKVLDPKMAPLGNEAPTLEKVLTPELSEEVSTSSDTQCYHCSPEEGLQKVKSFVAREAQAQERVHRPAAPSLQPPSSKRCLGGMKCPLVRGDSSRPQAELKSGPASRPALEKPPTQEEATPLLEGAPSKDQRTPEEEVPPNEERPLREEVLPKEGVASKEEVPPKEELPPKEVLPKEEVAPKEEVPPNEGVFAQKTRPIKPPPDSQKMLTLPTLVPQNSSESKNEGVDVTMLKGEVESLRRALELMRVQLEKKLTDLWEELKSEKEKRQRLEVQLMQGTQKCQTQHITHAQTQTS; from the exons ATGGTGCAAAGTGAACTTCAACTACAGCCCAGAGCAGGCGGACGAGCTGAAGCTGCAAGCTGGGGAGATCGTAGAAATGATAAAGGAG GCCTTGATAACCCAGACATGCCTTCAGTCAGCCCTGATCCCCAGCGGCCTCCCAAG CTGAGCAGCCTGACATATGACTGCCCTCCAGACTACCTGCAGACAG TCTCCCACCCTGAGGCCTACAGAGTCCTGTTTGACTACCAGCCTGAGGCCCCAGATGAGTTGGCTCTGCGGAGGGGCGACGTGGTGAAAGTACTAAGCAAG ACCACAGGGGATAAGGGCTGGTGGGAAGGAGAATGTCAAGGACGAAGAGGAGTTTTTCCAGACAACTTCGTACTCCCATCACCCCCA ATCAAGAAGCTAGTCCCACGGAAAATGGTATCTCAGGAATCAG CTCCTATTAAGGAACCAAAAAAGTTGATGTCCAAAGCATCCCTCCCTACAGTCAAGAAGTTAGCAGCAGCCCCCACTGGGCCCAGCAAAGCCAA GACGTCTCGGACACCCAGCAGGGACAGTCAGAAGCCCACCTCCCGAGACTCAG GCCCCAGTGGCGGCTTCCAAAGTAGAGCTTCGTGCCACACTGGCCGAAAGCGATCCAAAACCCAGACTCCCCAGCAACGCTCTGTGTCCAGCCAG GAGGAAGAGCAGAGCAGCCCAGCAAAGGCCCCCTCTGTGAAGAGAACCCCCATGCTGGACAAGACCACCACCCCAGAGAGGCCCCCAGCTGTGGAAAAGGCCCCCAGCTCCAAGAAGATCCCAGCTCCTGACAGCGTCCCCTCCCCAGAGAAGACCCTCCCAGGGAACTCCACCTTGGGAAAGATGCCGGCTCCTGACAAAGTCCCCACCTCAGAGAAGATGGTGACTCTGGAGGAAAAGACCTCTGTCCCGGAGAACTCCATCCCAGAGAAGACCCCAACTACAGACAAATCCTCCATTCCAGAAAGGCTCTTTTCCATGGAAGAGGCTCCTGCCCCAGAAGTCCCACCTATGAATAAAGTCCTTGATCCAAAGATGGCCCCTCTGGGCAATGAGGCCCCCACCCTAGAAAAGGTCTTGACCCCAGAGCTTTCTGAAGAGGTGTCCACCAGCAGTGACACTCAGTGCTATCACTGCTCTCCAGAGGAAGGCCTGCAGAAGGTCAAGTCCTTTGTAGCCAGAGAGGCTCAAGCCCAGGAGAGGGTCCACAGGCCAGCAGCACCCTCACTCCAGCCTCCTTCCTCCAAGAGGTGCCTGGGCGGGATGAAATGCCCCCTAGTTAGAGGGGACAGCTCCCGACCCCAGGCTGAGTTGAAGTCTGGGCCAGCATCCCGGCCTGCCCTAGAGAAGCCCCCCACCCAGGAAGAGGCTACCCCTCTTCTAGAGGGGGCACCTTCCAAAGACCAGAGGACTCCTGAAGAGGAGGTGCCCCCCAATGAGGAGAGGCCTCTGAGAGAGGAGGTGCTCCCCAAAGAGGGAGTGGCTTCCAAAGAGGAGGTGCCCCCAAAAGAGGAATTACCCCCAAAAGAGGTGCTCCCCAAAGAGGAAGTGGCTCCAAAAGAGGAGGTGCCCCCTAATGAAGGAGTCTTTGCCCAAAAAACACGTCCTATCAAGCCCCCTCCAGACTCCCAAAAGATGCTGACACTCCCCACCCTGGTCCCACAAAACTCCTCGGAAAGCAAGAATGAGGGAGTCGATGTAACAATGCTGAAGGGCGAGGTGGAGTCTCTAAGGAGGGCGCTGGAGCTGATGAGGGTGCAGCTGGA GAAAAAGCTGACGGACCTCTGGGAGGAGCTGAAGAGCGAGAAGGAGAAGCGCCAGCGGCTGGAG GTCCAGCTGATGCAGGGGACCCAGAAGTGCCAGACCCAGCACATCACCCACGCACAGACGCAGACCTCCTGA
- the SH3D21 gene encoding SH3 domain-containing protein 21 isoform X3, with translation MVQSELQLQPRAGGRAEAASWGDRRNDKGGLDNPDMPSVSPDPQRPPKLSSLTYDCPPDYLQTGAADRCRKLGYRGQWTDLFPVSHPEAYRVLFDYQPEAPDELALRRGDVVKVLSKTTGDKGWWEGECQGRRGVFPDNFVLPSPPIKKLVPRKMVSQESAPIKEPKKLMSKASLPTVKKLAAAPTGPSKAKTSRTPSRDSQKPTSRDSGPSGGFQSRASCHTGRKRSKTQTPQQRSVSSQEEEQSSPAKAPSVKRTPMLDKTTTPERPPAVEKAPSSKKIPAPDSVPSPEKTLPGNSTLGKMPAPDKVPTSEKMVTLEEKTSVPENSIPEKTPTTDKSSIPERLFSMEEAPAPEVPPMNKVLDPKMAPLGNEAPTLEKVLTPELSEEVSTSSDTQCYHCSPEEGLQKVKSFVAREAQAQERVHRPAAPSLQPPSSKRCLGGMKCPLVRGDSSRPQAELKSGPASRPALEKPPTQEEATPLLEGAPSKDQRTPEEEVPPNEERPLREEVLPKEGVASKEEVPPKEELPPKEVLPKEEVAPKEEVPPNEGVFAQKTRPIKPPPDSQKMLTLPTLVPQNSSESKNEGVDVTMLKGEVESLRRALELMRVQLEKKLTDLWEELKSEKEKRQRLEVQLMQGTQKCQTQHITHAQTQTS, from the exons ATGGTGCAAAGTGAACTTCAACTACAGCCCAGAGCAGGCGGACGAGCTGAAGCTGCAAGCTGGGGAGATCGTAGAAATGATAAAGGAG GCCTTGATAACCCAGACATGCCTTCAGTCAGCCCTGATCCCCAGCGGCCTCCCAAG CTGAGCAGCCTGACATATGACTGCCCTCCAGACTACCTGCAGACAG gggctgctgaCAGATGCAGGAAGCTTGGCTACAGAGGACAGTGGACTGACCTCTTCCCAGTCTCCCACCCTGAGGCCTACAGAGTCCTGTTTGACTACCAGCCTGAGGCCCCAGATGAGTTGGCTCTGCGGAGGGGCGACGTGGTGAAAGTACTAAGCAAG ACCACAGGGGATAAGGGCTGGTGGGAAGGAGAATGTCAAGGACGAAGAGGAGTTTTTCCAGACAACTTCGTACTCCCATCACCCCCA ATCAAGAAGCTAGTCCCACGGAAAATGGTATCTCAGGAATCAG CTCCTATTAAGGAACCAAAAAAGTTGATGTCCAAAGCATCCCTCCCTACAGTCAAGAAGTTAGCAGCAGCCCCCACTGGGCCCAGCAAAGCCAA GACGTCTCGGACACCCAGCAGGGACAGTCAGAAGCCCACCTCCCGAGACTCAG GCCCCAGTGGCGGCTTCCAAAGTAGAGCTTCGTGCCACACTGGCCGAAAGCGATCCAAAACCCAGACTCCCCAGCAACGCTCTGTGTCCAGCCAG GAGGAAGAGCAGAGCAGCCCAGCAAAGGCCCCCTCTGTGAAGAGAACCCCCATGCTGGACAAGACCACCACCCCAGAGAGGCCCCCAGCTGTGGAAAAGGCCCCCAGCTCCAAGAAGATCCCAGCTCCTGACAGCGTCCCCTCCCCAGAGAAGACCCTCCCAGGGAACTCCACCTTGGGAAAGATGCCGGCTCCTGACAAAGTCCCCACCTCAGAGAAGATGGTGACTCTGGAGGAAAAGACCTCTGTCCCGGAGAACTCCATCCCAGAGAAGACCCCAACTACAGACAAATCCTCCATTCCAGAAAGGCTCTTTTCCATGGAAGAGGCTCCTGCCCCAGAAGTCCCACCTATGAATAAAGTCCTTGATCCAAAGATGGCCCCTCTGGGCAATGAGGCCCCCACCCTAGAAAAGGTCTTGACCCCAGAGCTTTCTGAAGAGGTGTCCACCAGCAGTGACACTCAGTGCTATCACTGCTCTCCAGAGGAAGGCCTGCAGAAGGTCAAGTCCTTTGTAGCCAGAGAGGCTCAAGCCCAGGAGAGGGTCCACAGGCCAGCAGCACCCTCACTCCAGCCTCCTTCCTCCAAGAGGTGCCTGGGCGGGATGAAATGCCCCCTAGTTAGAGGGGACAGCTCCCGACCCCAGGCTGAGTTGAAGTCTGGGCCAGCATCCCGGCCTGCCCTAGAGAAGCCCCCCACCCAGGAAGAGGCTACCCCTCTTCTAGAGGGGGCACCTTCCAAAGACCAGAGGACTCCTGAAGAGGAGGTGCCCCCCAATGAGGAGAGGCCTCTGAGAGAGGAGGTGCTCCCCAAAGAGGGAGTGGCTTCCAAAGAGGAGGTGCCCCCAAAAGAGGAATTACCCCCAAAAGAGGTGCTCCCCAAAGAGGAAGTGGCTCCAAAAGAGGAGGTGCCCCCTAATGAAGGAGTCTTTGCCCAAAAAACACGTCCTATCAAGCCCCCTCCAGACTCCCAAAAGATGCTGACACTCCCCACCCTGGTCCCACAAAACTCCTCGGAAAGCAAGAATGAGGGAGTCGATGTAACAATGCTGAAGGGCGAGGTGGAGTCTCTAAGGAGGGCGCTGGAGCTGATGAGGGTGCAGCTGGA GAAAAAGCTGACGGACCTCTGGGAGGAGCTGAAGAGCGAGAAGGAGAAGCGCCAGCGGCTGGAG GTCCAGCTGATGCAGGGGACCCAGAAGTGCCAGACCCAGCACATCACCCACGCACAGACGCAGACCTCCTGA
- the SH3D21 gene encoding SH3 domain-containing protein 21 isoform X5, with protein MTALQTTCRQAGAADRCRKLGYRGQWTDLFPVSHPEAYRVLFDYQPEAPDELALRRGDVVKVLSKTTGDKGWWEGECQGRRGVFPDNFVLPSPPIKKLVPRKMVSQESAPIKEPKKLMSKASLPTVKKLAAAPTGPSKAKTSRTPSRDSQKPTSRDSGPSGGFQSRASCHTGRKRSKTQTPQQRSVSSQEEEQSSPAKAPSVKRTPMLDKTTTPERPPAVEKAPSSKKIPAPDSVPSPEKTLPGNSTLGKMPAPDKVPTSEKMVTLEEKTSVPENSIPEKTPTTDKSSIPERLFSMEEAPAPEVPPMNKVLDPKMAPLGNEAPTLEKVLTPELSEEVSTSSDTQCYHCSPEEGLQKVKSFVAREAQAQERVHRPAAPSLQPPSSKRCLGGMKCPLVRGDSSRPQAELKSGPASRPALEKPPTQEEATPLLEGAPSKDQRTPEEEVPPNEERPLREEVLPKEGVASKEEVPPKEELPPKEVLPKEEVAPKEEVPPNEGVFAQKTRPIKPPPDSQKMLTLPTLVPQNSSESKNEGVDVTMLKGEVESLRRALELMRVQLEKKLTDLWEELKSEKEKRQRLEVQLMQGTQKCQTQHITHAQTQTS; from the exons ATGACTGCCCTCCAGACTACCTGCAGACAG gcaggggctgctgaCAGATGCAGGAAGCTTGGCTACAGAGGACAGTGGACTGACCTCTTCCCAGTCTCCCACCCTGAGGCCTACAGAGTCCTGTTTGACTACCAGCCTGAGGCCCCAGATGAGTTGGCTCTGCGGAGGGGCGACGTGGTGAAAGTACTAAGCAAG ACCACAGGGGATAAGGGCTGGTGGGAAGGAGAATGTCAAGGACGAAGAGGAGTTTTTCCAGACAACTTCGTACTCCCATCACCCCCA ATCAAGAAGCTAGTCCCACGGAAAATGGTATCTCAGGAATCAG CTCCTATTAAGGAACCAAAAAAGTTGATGTCCAAAGCATCCCTCCCTACAGTCAAGAAGTTAGCAGCAGCCCCCACTGGGCCCAGCAAAGCCAA GACGTCTCGGACACCCAGCAGGGACAGTCAGAAGCCCACCTCCCGAGACTCAG GCCCCAGTGGCGGCTTCCAAAGTAGAGCTTCGTGCCACACTGGCCGAAAGCGATCCAAAACCCAGACTCCCCAGCAACGCTCTGTGTCCAGCCAG GAGGAAGAGCAGAGCAGCCCAGCAAAGGCCCCCTCTGTGAAGAGAACCCCCATGCTGGACAAGACCACCACCCCAGAGAGGCCCCCAGCTGTGGAAAAGGCCCCCAGCTCCAAGAAGATCCCAGCTCCTGACAGCGTCCCCTCCCCAGAGAAGACCCTCCCAGGGAACTCCACCTTGGGAAAGATGCCGGCTCCTGACAAAGTCCCCACCTCAGAGAAGATGGTGACTCTGGAGGAAAAGACCTCTGTCCCGGAGAACTCCATCCCAGAGAAGACCCCAACTACAGACAAATCCTCCATTCCAGAAAGGCTCTTTTCCATGGAAGAGGCTCCTGCCCCAGAAGTCCCACCTATGAATAAAGTCCTTGATCCAAAGATGGCCCCTCTGGGCAATGAGGCCCCCACCCTAGAAAAGGTCTTGACCCCAGAGCTTTCTGAAGAGGTGTCCACCAGCAGTGACACTCAGTGCTATCACTGCTCTCCAGAGGAAGGCCTGCAGAAGGTCAAGTCCTTTGTAGCCAGAGAGGCTCAAGCCCAGGAGAGGGTCCACAGGCCAGCAGCACCCTCACTCCAGCCTCCTTCCTCCAAGAGGTGCCTGGGCGGGATGAAATGCCCCCTAGTTAGAGGGGACAGCTCCCGACCCCAGGCTGAGTTGAAGTCTGGGCCAGCATCCCGGCCTGCCCTAGAGAAGCCCCCCACCCAGGAAGAGGCTACCCCTCTTCTAGAGGGGGCACCTTCCAAAGACCAGAGGACTCCTGAAGAGGAGGTGCCCCCCAATGAGGAGAGGCCTCTGAGAGAGGAGGTGCTCCCCAAAGAGGGAGTGGCTTCCAAAGAGGAGGTGCCCCCAAAAGAGGAATTACCCCCAAAAGAGGTGCTCCCCAAAGAGGAAGTGGCTCCAAAAGAGGAGGTGCCCCCTAATGAAGGAGTCTTTGCCCAAAAAACACGTCCTATCAAGCCCCCTCCAGACTCCCAAAAGATGCTGACACTCCCCACCCTGGTCCCACAAAACTCCTCGGAAAGCAAGAATGAGGGAGTCGATGTAACAATGCTGAAGGGCGAGGTGGAGTCTCTAAGGAGGGCGCTGGAGCTGATGAGGGTGCAGCTGGA GAAAAAGCTGACGGACCTCTGGGAGGAGCTGAAGAGCGAGAAGGAGAAGCGCCAGCGGCTGGAG GTCCAGCTGATGCAGGGGACCCAGAAGTGCCAGACCCAGCACATCACCCACGCACAGACGCAGACCTCCTGA
- the EVA1B gene encoding protein eva-1 homolog B, whose amino-acid sequence MDAPRRDMELLSNSLAAYAHIRANPESFGLYFVLGVCFGLLLTLCLLVISISWAPRPRPRGPAQRRDPRGSTLEPEDDDEDEEDTVTRLGPDDTLPGPELSAEPDGPLSVNVFTSAEELERAQRLEERERILREIWRTGQPDLLGTGTLGPSPTATGAGTLSRMHYY is encoded by the exons ATGGATGCCCCGCGAAGGGACATGGAGTTGCTCAGCAACAGCCTGGCTGCCTACGCGCACATCCGCG CCAACCCCGAGAGCTTCGGCCTCTACTTCGTGCTGGGCGTCTGCTTCGGCCTGCTGCTCACCCTCTGCCTGCTCGTCATCAGCATCTCGTGGGCGCCGCGCCCGCGGCCCCGGGGCCCAGCTCAGCGCCGGGACCCCCGCGGCAGCACCCTGGAGCCCGAGGACGACGACGAGGACGAGGAGGACACGGTGACGCGGCTGGGCCCGGACGACACGCTGCCGGGCCCCGAGCTGTCCGCGGAGCCCGACGGGCCCCTCAGCGTCAACGTCTTCACGTCGGCGGAGGAGCTGGAGCGGGCGCAGCGGCTGGAGGAGCGCGAGCGGATCCTGCGGGAGATCTGGCGCACCGGGCAGCCGGACCTGCTGGGCACAGGCACGCTGGGGCCCAGCCCCACGGCCACGGGCGCGGGCACCCTGAGCCGCATGCACTATTACTGA